A window from Deltaproteobacteria bacterium encodes these proteins:
- a CDS encoding metal ABC transporter ATP-binding protein has protein sequence MEQNRTLSPETAIELRNLEVTIRKVEILRDVSCSIPAGRTTAIIGPNGAGKTTLLLALLGLIPYKGTIHFGGSLGGRPDMGYVPQRLEFDRGLPCTVEDLMTISINRKPLWLGKREKVRDQVRAGLKRVGALGLEDRFIGKLSGGELQKVLLAMALEGNPQILLLDEPTAGIDATGEQLFCDLLSDIQHQANLTVILISHDLSVVSNHAQHVICLNKTVRCCGGLSTLTEENLLKTFGLHVQIYPHSHGPHHGDGELNP, from the coding sequence ATGGAACAGAACCGGACCCTTTCCCCGGAAACCGCCATTGAACTCCGAAACTTGGAGGTCACTATCCGCAAGGTAGAGATCCTGAGGGATGTGTCCTGCTCCATCCCGGCCGGCCGGACCACGGCCATTATAGGTCCCAATGGTGCCGGGAAAACCACTTTGCTCCTGGCCCTCCTGGGATTGATTCCTTATAAAGGGACCATTCATTTTGGAGGTTCCCTTGGGGGACGACCTGACATGGGTTATGTGCCCCAACGTTTGGAATTTGACCGTGGTCTGCCTTGCACAGTGGAAGATCTGATGACTATTTCGATCAACAGGAAACCCCTCTGGCTGGGGAAAAGAGAAAAGGTCAGGGATCAGGTCCGGGCCGGATTAAAAAGGGTAGGGGCCTTGGGCCTGGAAGATCGTTTCATAGGCAAACTTTCCGGTGGGGAATTACAAAAGGTCCTGTTGGCCATGGCTTTAGAGGGTAATCCCCAGATCCTGCTGCTTGATGAGCCGACTGCCGGGATTGATGCCACAGGAGAACAGTTGTTTTGTGACCTCCTTTCCGATATCCAGCATCAGGCCAATCTGACCGTTATCTTGATTTCCCATGACCTTTCAGTGGTCTCCAACCATGCCCAGCACGTGATCTGTTTAAATAAAACCGTTCGTTGTTGCGGGGGCTTAAGTACCCTTACCGAAGAGAATCTGTTGAAGACCTTCGGACTTCATGTTCAAATTTATCCTCACAGCCATGGCCCCCATCATGGCGACGGCGAATTGAATCCCTGA
- a CDS encoding zinc ABC transporter substrate-binding protein — MRKSIHILMGFVIWGLFTAAFVPGLEGRESGKPFRVVCTILPVYSLTLNVVGKTPGVQVDLLLPAHQGCPHNYDLTPGDLIKMTRADLIIANGLGMEEFLDQFLKQAGSKVPVILAAEKIQPILNRPEPAHSDHGKSKTGQRHDHADLMNGHAWVSPRAAAIMVRTIAEGLSLKDPAHARDYGLNAQEYSGRLEGLFQEMQQVVARARNKKILAFHDILAYLARDTGLTMVGVIQTQLGVEPSPKVLARLARKVKNDRVATIFSEPQYSDKVAQTLSRETGVPVFEMDPVATGKAAADTYENAMKKNLEIFRKAFK, encoded by the coding sequence ATGCGAAAATCAATTCATATCCTAATGGGGTTTGTTATTTGGGGACTGTTCACTGCGGCCTTCGTTCCGGGTCTGGAAGGCCGGGAATCGGGAAAGCCCTTCCGGGTGGTCTGCACTATCCTTCCTGTCTATTCGCTGACGCTCAATGTAGTCGGGAAGACCCCCGGAGTACAGGTGGACTTGCTCCTGCCGGCCCATCAAGGGTGCCCTCATAATTACGACCTGACCCCTGGTGATTTGATTAAGATGACCCGGGCCGATCTAATTATAGCCAACGGCCTTGGAATGGAAGAATTTTTAGATCAATTTTTAAAACAGGCCGGGTCCAAAGTCCCCGTTATTCTGGCGGCCGAGAAAATTCAACCCATTTTGAATCGACCTGAACCGGCTCATTCAGACCATGGAAAATCCAAGACCGGGCAGCGTCATGATCATGCCGACCTCATGAATGGTCACGCCTGGGTGAGTCCCAGGGCAGCGGCGATCATGGTCCGGACCATTGCCGAGGGACTTTCTCTTAAAGACCCGGCCCATGCCCGGGATTATGGTCTGAATGCCCAGGAATACTCCGGAAGACTGGAAGGCCTGTTTCAGGAAATGCAGCAGGTGGTGGCCCGGGCCCGGAACAAAAAGATTCTTGCCTTTCATGATATTCTGGCTTATCTGGCCCGGGATACCGGCCTGACGATGGTTGGGGTCATTCAAACCCAATTAGGCGTGGAGCCTTCCCCCAAGGTTCTGGCCCGTCTGGCCAGGAAGGTCAAAAATGATCGGGTGGCAACCATTTTTTCAGAACCCCAATATTCCGATAAGGTGGCTCAAACGCTTTCCAGAGAGACGGGTGTTCCTGTTTTTGAAATGGACCCGGTCGCTACCGGGAAGGCGGCGGCCGATACCTATGAAAATGCCATGAAAAAGAATTTGGAAATTTTCAGGAAGGCGTTTAAATAA